A single region of the Novosphingobium sp. genome encodes:
- a CDS encoding AraC family transcriptional regulator ligand-binding domain-containing protein, translating into MVQVDRCKVPAAFWRAAEQMGVLPPALLRLARLPASLHVGGQAYVTTAQYFALLTGLEALTGDPTLGLRMVREVETAIYPPSSLAAFHARDYRDGLARLARFKRLCMPEQLHITEARNECTILAEWPFATQAEPDICVDITFASLVELGRRATGRPIVPRRIDYARHGAAHPAHQDYFGCPIRMGMARNLLVLDRADLDHPFPGHNPDMLEMLTPALGAALGELDAKGSVAQQVTIMLKRSLASGQPSLSDTAKALGMSERSLQRRITEEGFTFRDLLAKARHDLGRRLLADPAADVDEVACLLGYQDTTSFYRAFREWEGMTPNRWREVHGTDKAFLH; encoded by the coding sequence ATGGTTCAGGTCGACCGATGCAAAGTGCCTGCGGCGTTCTGGCGCGCTGCCGAGCAGATGGGGGTTTTGCCGCCCGCGCTCCTGCGGCTGGCGCGCCTGCCTGCCTCGCTGCATGTGGGCGGGCAGGCCTATGTGACCACGGCCCAGTATTTCGCGCTGCTGACCGGCCTGGAGGCGCTGACCGGTGACCCCACGCTTGGCCTGCGCATGGTGCGGGAGGTCGAGACGGCGATCTACCCACCTTCCAGCCTGGCCGCTTTCCATGCCCGTGACTACCGCGATGGCCTGGCGCGGCTGGCCCGTTTCAAGCGGCTCTGCATGCCTGAGCAATTGCACATCACCGAAGCGCGGAATGAATGTACAATCCTTGCGGAATGGCCTTTTGCCACGCAGGCAGAGCCGGACATCTGTGTGGACATCACCTTTGCCTCGCTGGTCGAGCTGGGACGCCGGGCGACGGGCAGGCCTATCGTGCCCCGGCGGATTGACTATGCCCGCCACGGAGCCGCGCATCCGGCGCATCAGGACTATTTCGGCTGCCCGATCCGCATGGGCATGGCGCGCAATCTGCTGGTGCTCGACCGCGCCGATCTGGATCATCCTTTCCCTGGGCACAATCCCGACATGCTGGAGATGCTGACCCCGGCGCTTGGTGCGGCGCTGGGAGAACTCGATGCAAAGGGCTCGGTCGCGCAGCAGGTCACGATCATGCTCAAGCGCAGTCTGGCGAGCGGGCAGCCCAGCCTGTCGGACACGGCCAAGGCGCTGGGCATGAGCGAGCGCAGCCTGCAGCGCCGCATCACGGAGGAAGGCTTCACCTTCCGCGACCTGCTGGCCAAGGCGCGCCATGACCTTGGACGCCGCCTGCTGGCCGATCCGGCCGCGGATGTCGATGAGGTGGCATGCCTGCTGGGCTATCAGGACACGACCTCCTTCTATCGCGCCTTCCGCGAATGGGAAGGCATGACGCCCAATCGCTGGCGTGAGGTTCACGGAACGGACAAGGCGTTTCTGCATTGA
- a CDS encoding D-amino acid dehydrogenase produces MKIAILGSGVIGVTSAWYLAQAGHEVTVIDRQQGPALETSFANAGEISPGYASPWAAPGIPMKALRWLMMEHAPLILRPKLDMAMLRWLTAMLGNCNARDYAINKSRMVRLAEFSRDRLIELRQHNGISYDERSQGTLQLFREEKQLAGMAKDIAVLEQDGVPFEVLDRAGCIAAEPGLASSAASIAGGLRLPNDETGDCFKFTNALAELAIAQGVRFDYGTAIHGLVEQGGRVTHVRTSKGDMAADAFLVAMGSFSPQLLAPLGLRLPVYPVKGYSLTVPIVDEARAPVSTLLDESYKVAITRLGDRIRVGGMAEISGFNNDLPEARRATLEHSCGTLFPGAGDLGQASFWSGLRPMTPDSTPVIGPTKIPNLFLNTGHGTLGWTMACGSAHVIADMMSGRRPAIETADLAISRYRA; encoded by the coding sequence ATGAAAATTGCCATCCTCGGAAGCGGGGTGATCGGTGTCACCTCGGCCTGGTATCTGGCGCAGGCCGGACACGAGGTCACCGTCATCGACCGTCAGCAAGGCCCGGCGCTGGAAACCAGCTTTGCCAATGCCGGGGAGATTTCTCCGGGCTATGCCTCGCCCTGGGCGGCGCCGGGCATCCCGATGAAGGCGCTGCGCTGGCTGATGATGGAGCATGCGCCGCTGATCCTGCGCCCCAAACTGGATATGGCGATGCTGCGCTGGCTCACCGCCATGCTCGGCAATTGCAACGCGCGCGACTATGCGATCAACAAGAGCCGCATGGTGCGCCTCGCCGAATTCAGCCGTGACCGGCTGATCGAGCTGCGTCAGCATAACGGGATTTCCTATGACGAGCGCAGCCAGGGCACGCTGCAACTGTTCCGCGAGGAAAAGCAGCTGGCCGGGATGGCCAAGGATATCGCCGTGCTGGAGCAGGATGGCGTCCCCTTCGAGGTGCTCGATCGTGCCGGCTGCATTGCGGCGGAACCTGGGCTCGCATCCAGCGCCGCCAGCATTGCGGGCGGCCTGCGTCTGCCCAATGACGAGACCGGCGACTGCTTCAAATTCACCAATGCTCTGGCAGAGCTGGCCATCGCGCAGGGCGTGCGTTTCGACTATGGCACCGCCATCCATGGGCTGGTCGAGCAGGGCGGACGTGTCACCCATGTCCGCACCAGCAAGGGCGACATGGCTGCCGACGCCTTTCTGGTGGCGATGGGCAGCTTCTCGCCGCAATTGCTGGCGCCGCTGGGGCTGCGTCTCCCGGTCTATCCGGTGAAGGGCTATTCGCTGACCGTGCCCATCGTCGATGAGGCACGCGCGCCGGTCTCGACCCTGCTCGACGAAAGCTACAAGGTGGCGATCACCCGTCTGGGGGACCGGATCCGGGTGGGCGGCATGGCGGAGATCTCCGGCTTCAACAATGATCTGCCCGAGGCGCGGCGCGCCACGCTCGAACACAGTTGCGGCACGTTGTTCCCCGGCGCGGGCGATCTTGGCCAGGCCAGCTTCTGGTCGGGCCTGCGGCCGATGACGCCGGACAGCACGCCGGTGATCGGGCCGACGAAGATCCCCAACCTTTTCCTCAACACGGGCCATGGCACCCTGGGGTGGACGATGGCCTGCGGTTCGGCTCATGTGATCGCCGATATGATGAGCGGGCGCCGCCCCGCCATCGAAACCGCCGATCTTGCGATCAGCCGCTATCGCGCATAG
- the uraH gene encoding hydroxyisourate hydrolase has product MSSLSTHVLDTVSGRPAPGIRVVLTQGDARLAEGITDADGRFRGFPALSAGAYVLTFHVGDYFRGLGTPLADPPFLDVVPIHFGAGDQGHYHVPLLVSPFAFSTYRGS; this is encoded by the coding sequence ATGAGCAGCCTGTCCACCCATGTCCTCGATACCGTCAGCGGGCGCCCCGCCCCCGGCATCCGCGTGGTGCTGACGCAAGGCGATGCCCGACTGGCCGAGGGCATCACCGATGCCGATGGACGCTTTCGCGGCTTCCCGGCGCTGTCAGCGGGCGCCTATGTGCTGACCTTCCATGTGGGCGATTATTTCCGTGGCCTCGGCACGCCGCTGGCCGACCCGCCGTTTCTGGATGTGGTGCCCATCCATTTCGGGGCAGGCGATCAGGGCCATTACCATGTGCCGCTGCTGGTCTCGCCCTTTGCCTTCTCGACCTATCGCGGCAGTTGA
- the alr gene encoding alanine racemase, protein MIGGARLTIDLEALAANYRLIRDRVGPAQVAGVVKANGYGLGSAEVVRTLAAQGCRHICVAVLGEAEELVGTLGADACRGLDIYVLNGLLPGSEGLCARLGVIPVLNSLGQIQSWSAQAAAMGRRLPAVLQVDTGMSRMGLPEDELALLLDTPALLEGIDLRLLISHLACADEGDDPANAMQWSRFQKVARRFPDVPLALDNSGGAFLRRAHFDLVRAGIALYGGAPHDGANPMRPVIALEAAIAQLRSIPAGAGVGYGLTFRADRPTRIATIPVGYADGLPRSLGNRGAGWIAGVRAPIAGRVSMDSITLDVTDVPEDALYPGAPVELIGPHQTLDQLAADAGTISYEILTQLGRRYQRVLLPAEADALSWNTAP, encoded by the coding sequence ATGATTGGCGGAGCACGTCTGACGATCGATCTGGAAGCGCTTGCGGCGAATTATCGCCTGATCCGTGACCGGGTCGGACCGGCCCAGGTCGCCGGGGTGGTCAAGGCGAACGGTTATGGGCTGGGTTCAGCCGAGGTTGTGCGCACGCTGGCGGCGCAGGGCTGCCGCCATATCTGTGTGGCCGTGCTGGGCGAGGCCGAAGAGTTGGTCGGCACTTTGGGAGCCGATGCCTGCCGGGGCCTCGACATCTATGTGCTCAATGGTCTTTTGCCCGGATCGGAAGGGCTTTGCGCGCGTCTGGGCGTCATCCCGGTGCTCAACTCGCTGGGCCAGATCCAGAGCTGGTCTGCGCAGGCCGCCGCCATGGGACGCCGGCTGCCCGCCGTGCTTCAGGTCGATACCGGCATGTCGCGCATGGGCCTGCCGGAGGATGAGCTGGCCCTGCTGCTGGACACACCCGCCCTGCTCGAGGGAATCGATCTGCGGCTGCTGATCAGCCATCTGGCTTGCGCCGATGAGGGCGACGATCCGGCCAATGCCATGCAGTGGTCGCGTTTTCAGAAGGTGGCGCGGCGTTTCCCCGATGTCCCGCTCGCCCTCGACAACAGCGGCGGGGCTTTCCTTCGCCGCGCGCATTTCGATCTCGTGCGCGCGGGGATCGCGCTCTACGGCGGCGCGCCGCATGATGGTGCCAATCCGATGCGTCCGGTGATCGCCCTTGAGGCAGCCATTGCGCAATTGCGCAGCATTCCGGCAGGCGCGGGGGTGGGCTATGGCCTGACCTTCCGGGCCGACCGTCCGACGCGGATCGCGACGATCCCGGTCGGCTATGCCGATGGCCTGCCGCGCAGCCTTGGCAATCGGGGCGCCGGCTGGATCGCGGGCGTGCGCGCGCCGATTGCCGGGCGGGTCTCGATGGACAGCATCACCCTCGACGTCACCGATGTCCCCGAGGATGCGCTGTATCCGGGTGCTCCGGTTGAGCTGATCGGCCCCCATCAGACGCTCGATCAGCTCGCGGCGGACGCGGGCACCATTTCCTACGAAATTCTCACGCAACTTGGTCGCCGTTATCAGCGGGTTCTGCTTCCCGCCGAGGCCGACGCTCTTAGCTGGAACACTGCCCCATGA
- a CDS encoding NAD(P)H-binding protein codes for MSLSILLAGSTGLIGNLVSGRLPARSGVDLTRLVRQGSPANGSAIDFEQLCAAPEATLQGHAPAGADVAICCLGTTIRTAGSQAAMLRVDRDYVLAFARGARALGARQFILVSSAGAGGPGFYLQTKGAAEDAVRNLGFDRVDLIRPGFLLGQRSERRVWEAIGQRLFAWLSPVLVGSLSRYGAIGADTVADAIVALAGREGAGVYVHHNADLRHIGRHSAPS; via the coding sequence ATGAGTCTAAGCATTCTTCTGGCAGGCAGCACGGGGCTGATCGGGAACCTTGTAAGCGGCAGGCTCCCGGCCCGGTCCGGCGTCGATCTGACCCGTCTTGTTCGGCAAGGATCCCCCGCCAATGGCAGTGCCATCGATTTCGAACAGCTCTGCGCGGCGCCTGAGGCCACGTTGCAAGGCCATGCCCCCGCGGGGGCCGATGTCGCGATCTGCTGTCTTGGCACGACCATCCGCACGGCCGGGTCGCAGGCGGCCATGCTCCGCGTCGACCGCGATTATGTGCTGGCGTTTGCCAGAGGCGCCCGTGCCCTGGGCGCGCGTCAGTTCATTCTCGTCAGCTCCGCAGGGGCGGGCGGCCCAGGCTTCTACCTCCAGACCAAGGGAGCGGCTGAAGACGCGGTTCGCAATCTGGGGTTTGATCGCGTCGATCTGATCCGCCCCGGCTTCCTGCTGGGCCAGCGCTCTGAGCGGCGGGTATGGGAAGCCATCGGCCAAAGACTGTTCGCATGGCTTTCGCCGGTGCTGGTCGGTTCGCTGTCACGCTATGGCGCCATTGGCGCCGACACTGTTGCCGATGCCATCGTGGCGCTGGCAGGCCGTGAGGGAGCCGGGGTTTATGTCCATCACAATGCCGATCTTCGTCATATTGGCCGCCACTCTGCCCCGTCATAG
- a CDS encoding NAD(P)/FAD-dependent oxidoreductase — translation MIADGLPALEARLAHDLAQIALGGPDWTHPRDLDGQHVYDVVIVGGGQSGLSAGFGLRRERINNILILDENEPGQEGPWVTYARMVTLRTPKHLTPVDFGIPSLTYRAWWEAQHGAEGWNKLDKIPRGDWMDYLRWYRRVLDLPVRNGARVELIEPLGGGLFRIHIAGGDAVIARKVVLATGIQGGGEWHTPAMIRDNLPRHLYAHTSEAVDYAAMKGKRIGILGGGASAFDNAQFALNAGVGAAEVFIRRKVLPRINPIRFMERVGLAARYRALSDADKYRAMACFLSHNQPPTNDTFERAAALPGFDLHLGSPWLAVEAVNDGTQVKVTTPKGTHLFDFVVLSTGLISDHALRPELRLVADSIARWGERVPVPEGCDVAPSIGDLIAAHPYLGPSFELLPNTPDKTAQVHGLFAFNYAALLSMGLSASALSGLEQALPKLAGGIADQLFLDDKERNLAAFLTYDDEEFLGQWPRKETA, via the coding sequence ATGATCGCGGATGGCCTTCCGGCTCTGGAAGCGCGGCTGGCGCATGATCTGGCGCAGATCGCGCTGGGCGGGCCGGACTGGACTCATCCGCGTGATCTGGATGGCCAACATGTCTACGATGTGGTGATCGTCGGCGGGGGACAAAGTGGCCTTTCCGCCGGTTTCGGTCTGAGGCGCGAGCGGATCAACAACATCCTGATCCTCGACGAGAATGAGCCGGGACAGGAAGGTCCATGGGTGACCTATGCCCGCATGGTCACGCTGCGCACGCCCAAACATCTGACGCCGGTGGATTTCGGCATTCCTTCCCTCACCTATCGCGCCTGGTGGGAAGCCCAGCACGGCGCAGAAGGCTGGAACAAGCTGGACAAGATCCCGCGCGGCGACTGGATGGACTATCTGCGCTGGTATCGCCGGGTGCTGGATCTGCCGGTCCGCAACGGCGCCAGGGTGGAACTGATCGAGCCCTTGGGCGGTGGCCTGTTCCGCATCCATATCGCGGGCGGCGATGCCGTGATCGCGCGCAAGGTGGTGCTGGCCACCGGCATTCAGGGCGGCGGCGAGTGGCATACCCCCGCCATGATCCGCGACAATCTGCCCCGTCATCTCTACGCCCATACCAGCGAGGCGGTCGATTACGCCGCGATGAAGGGCAAGCGCATCGGCATTCTGGGCGGCGGGGCCAGCGCCTTCGACAATGCCCAATTCGCGCTGAACGCGGGCGTCGGCGCGGCGGAGGTGTTTATCCGCCGCAAGGTGCTGCCGCGCATCAACCCCATCCGCTTTATGGAGCGTGTCGGGCTGGCGGCACGTTATCGCGCGCTGTCCGATGCCGACAAATACCGCGCCATGGCCTGTTTCCTGAGCCACAACCAGCCGCCCACCAATGACACTTTCGAGCGGGCCGCCGCCCTGCCGGGCTTCGATCTGCATCTGGGCAGCCCGTGGCTGGCGGTGGAGGCCGTCAATGATGGCACGCAGGTCAAGGTCACGACGCCCAAGGGCACGCATCTTTTCGATTTTGTCGTGCTCTCCACCGGGCTGATCAGCGACCATGCCCTGCGCCCCGAACTGCGCCTGGTGGCCGACAGCATCGCCCGCTGGGGCGAGCGCGTACCGGTGCCCGAGGGCTGCGATGTCGCGCCCTCCATCGGCGATCTGATCGCGGCGCATCCCTATCTGGGACCGTCGTTTGAACTGTTGCCCAACACGCCCGACAAGACTGCGCAGGTCCATGGGCTGTTTGCTTTCAACTATGCCGCGCTGCTCAGCATGGGGCTGTCGGCCTCGGCGCTGTCCGGGCTGGAGCAGGCGCTGCCCAAGCTGGCCGGGGGGATTGCCGATCAGCTCTTCCTCGACGACAAGGAGCGCAATCTGGCCGCCTTCCTCACCTATGACGATGAGGAATTTCTCGGCCAATGGCCCCGCAAGGAAACAGCATGA
- a CDS encoding threonine synthase, giving the protein MNANLIENRPTFVSHLECSMTGERYEADQLHGLSRVGRPLLVRYDLDALGRAVSRDTIAARPTDLWRWRELLPVRRTQSIVSLGEIETPLVPIPRSGGPGAIVKDEGRLPTGSFKARGLVMAVAMARELGVTRIAMPTNGNAGAALAAYATRCGIETLVLCPEETPEVNVREIAAQGARVWRVNGQIDDCGAIVGKGAAEGRWFDFSTLKEPYRIEGKKTMGLELAAQFGWELPDAIFYPTGGGTGLIGMWKAFDEMEKLGWIGSKRPRMYAVQASGCAPIVRAFEAGEEHAERWDDAATVAAGIRVPRAVGDFLILRAVRESGGRALAVGDPAILTAVDEAARKDGLLLCPEGGATLAAYRQAVKDGLVDEEERTVLFNCATGLKYPMPPADKWLDRHGDIDLSVL; this is encoded by the coding sequence ATGAACGCCAATCTGATTGAAAACCGCCCGACGTTCGTCAGCCACCTCGAATGTTCGATGACGGGCGAACGGTATGAGGCCGACCAGCTTCACGGCCTGTCGCGGGTGGGGCGGCCACTGCTGGTGCGCTATGATCTCGATGCCCTGGGCCGCGCTGTCTCGCGCGACACGATTGCGGCGCGCCCCACCGATCTGTGGCGCTGGCGCGAACTGCTGCCCGTCCGCCGCACGCAGAGCATCGTCTCGCTGGGGGAGATCGAGACGCCGCTGGTGCCGATCCCCCGCTCGGGCGGGCCGGGCGCGATCGTCAAGGACGAGGGGCGGCTGCCGACCGGTTCCTTCAAGGCGCGCGGCTTGGTGATGGCGGTGGCGATGGCGCGCGAACTGGGCGTGACGCGGATCGCCATGCCCACCAATGGCAATGCCGGGGCGGCGCTGGCGGCCTATGCCACGCGCTGCGGAATCGAGACCCTGGTGCTGTGCCCGGAGGAGACGCCGGAGGTGAATGTCCGCGAGATCGCCGCGCAGGGTGCCCGCGTCTGGCGGGTGAACGGGCAGATCGATGATTGCGGCGCGATCGTCGGCAAGGGAGCCGCAGAGGGGCGCTGGTTCGATTTTTCGACGCTGAAAGAGCCCTATCGGATCGAGGGTAAGAAGACGATGGGCCTGGAGCTAGCCGCCCAGTTCGGTTGGGAGCTGCCGGACGCGATCTTTTATCCGACGGGTGGTGGCACGGGCCTGATCGGCATGTGGAAAGCCTTCGACGAGATGGAGAAACTGGGCTGGATCGGTTCCAAACGGCCACGCATGTACGCGGTGCAGGCCTCGGGCTGCGCGCCGATCGTCCGCGCTTTCGAGGCGGGCGAGGAACACGCCGAGCGCTGGGACGATGCCGCGACCGTCGCCGCCGGTATCCGGGTGCCGCGCGCTGTAGGTGACTTCCTGATCCTGCGCGCAGTGCGGGAATCGGGCGGTCGCGCGTTGGCGGTGGGCGATCCCGCGATCCTGACGGCGGTGGACGAGGCTGCCCGAAAGGACGGCCTGCTGCTATGCCCGGAGGGCGGCGCGACCCTGGCTGCCTATCGTCAGGCGGTGAAGGACGGGCTGGTCGATGAGGAAGAGCGCACGGTGCTGTTCAACTGCGCGACCGGCCTCAAATATCCCATGCCGCCGGCCGACAAGTGGCTGGACCGACACGGGGACATCGACTTGAGCGTGCTGTAG
- a CDS encoding aromatic ring-hydroxylating dioxygenase subunit alpha, with the protein MATSSVSLLAPPEPELPRNCTFDGGDWAILAQHWYPIALARDVGDKPLSTKLLDEPLVIYRAGAELVVARDICPHRGVPLSMGTQVEGGVTCAYHGLRFGAGGRCNHVPAHPDRDIPARLNLKSYPHVERYGLIWTCLLHDGGAPVIPDMPHWDEAEFQQIVCPTIDIFGFAGRQMEGFLDVAHFAFVHTDTFGDANNAEVPPYKPAKTEHGFEVEYRSSVGNYPIGVTDRGKPGFEWLRHFRTHLPFTATLEIHFPDAARLVIMNAASPVSARVTRLFAPIARNFDKDLPVQDVYDFNRRVFEEDKAIVEAQMPECLPLDPMMEAHIPADMSSMAYRRGLRDMGLSRFFTA; encoded by the coding sequence ATGGCCACATCTTCCGTCTCGCTCCTCGCTCCGCCGGAGCCCGAACTGCCCCGCAACTGCACTTTCGACGGCGGCGACTGGGCCATTCTTGCGCAGCACTGGTATCCCATTGCCCTGGCGCGCGATGTCGGGGACAAGCCGCTTTCCACCAAATTGCTCGATGAGCCGCTGGTGATCTACCGCGCCGGGGCGGAGCTGGTCGTGGCGCGCGACATCTGCCCGCATCGCGGCGTGCCGCTCAGCATGGGCACGCAGGTCGAGGGCGGGGTCACCTGCGCCTATCACGGCCTGCGCTTTGGCGCCGGGGGGCGCTGCAACCATGTCCCGGCCCATCCTGATCGCGATATTCCCGCGCGTCTCAACCTCAAATCCTATCCCCATGTCGAGCGCTACGGCTTGATCTGGACCTGCCTGCTTCATGATGGCGGCGCTCCCGTTATCCCCGACATGCCGCATTGGGACGAGGCCGAGTTCCAGCAGATCGTCTGCCCCACCATCGACATCTTCGGCTTTGCGGGCCGCCAGATGGAGGGCTTTCTCGACGTCGCCCATTTCGCCTTCGTCCACACCGACACCTTCGGCGATGCCAACAATGCCGAGGTGCCGCCCTACAAACCGGCCAAGACCGAACATGGCTTCGAGGTGGAATATCGCAGCTCTGTCGGCAATTACCCCATCGGCGTGACCGACCGGGGCAAGCCGGGCTTTGAATGGCTGCGCCACTTCCGCACCCATCTGCCCTTCACCGCCACGCTGGAGATCCACTTTCCCGACGCGGCGCGGCTGGTGATCATGAACGCCGCCTCGCCGGTCTCGGCCCGCGTGACCCGTCTTTTCGCGCCCATCGCCCGCAATTTCGACAAGGACCTGCCGGTTCAGGACGTCTATGATTTCAACCGCCGCGTCTTCGAGGAGGACAAGGCCATCGTCGAGGCGCAGATGCCGGAATGCCTGCCGCTCGACCCCATGATGGAAGCGCATATTCCCGCCGATATGAGTTCAATGGCCTATCGCCGCGGGCTGCGCGATATGGGATTGAGCCGTTTCTTCACGGCGTGA
- a CDS encoding AtzE family amidohydrolase: MNVTLAALSSATQIARAVRTGRVRAVEVALATLEAIAARDGEIKAVNTVLGDRALYAAAAIDAAVARGQDPGPLAGVPIGLKALFDVEGQPTTAGAAMRIDAAPALRDAALLRRLTAAGAVPIAVLNMDEYAYGFVTVNAYFGTTCNPRDTARLAGGSSGGSAAAVAAGMLPLSWGSDTNGSIRVPASLCGVWGFRPAHGSVPEDGSFPFVPMLDTLGPFANTLDDLRLAAEVAQGEPIAPMTARRVARLGGWFVDHAIPDLYKAFAGIEALLGVLPMAELPQVEAARAAAFLITAHDGGRLHRQDLSKRALAFDPETRDRLLAGNLVPTPLRDRAVRFRDWFRKQALALLQRYDVLIAPATPDVAPLIADPVIHTGFGPAPARANLGMLAQPISLAGVPVLSAPLKRPGQLPLGLQLIGAPGREGLLFDLAARLEVAGVLGI, translated from the coding sequence ATGAATGTCACCCTCGCGGCCCTGTCCTCCGCCACCCAGATCGCCCGCGCCGTGCGCACCGGCCGCGTCCGGGCGGTGGAGGTCGCCCTCGCCACGCTGGAAGCCATCGCCGCGCGGGATGGAGAGATCAAGGCGGTCAACACGGTGCTGGGCGATCGTGCGCTGTACGCCGCCGCCGCCATCGATGCCGCTGTCGCACGCGGGCAGGACCCCGGCCCGCTGGCAGGGGTTCCCATCGGCCTCAAGGCCCTGTTCGATGTGGAGGGCCAGCCCACCACCGCCGGCGCCGCGATGCGCATCGATGCTGCGCCTGCCTTGCGTGACGCTGCCCTGCTGCGCCGCCTGACCGCCGCCGGAGCCGTGCCCATCGCCGTGCTGAACATGGACGAATATGCCTATGGCTTCGTCACGGTGAACGCGTATTTCGGCACCACATGCAACCCGCGCGACACCGCAAGGCTGGCCGGTGGCTCCAGCGGCGGATCGGCGGCGGCGGTGGCGGCGGGGATGCTGCCGCTGAGCTGGGGGTCGGACACCAATGGCTCGATCCGCGTGCCCGCCTCGCTTTGCGGCGTCTGGGGCTTTCGCCCGGCGCATGGCAGCGTGCCGGAAGACGGCAGCTTTCCCTTTGTGCCGATGCTCGACACGCTGGGGCCCTTTGCCAACACGCTGGACGATCTGCGGCTGGCGGCAGAGGTCGCGCAGGGCGAACCCATCGCCCCCATGACGGCCCGCCGCGTGGCCCGGCTGGGCGGCTGGTTCGTCGATCACGCCATTCCTGATCTCTACAAGGCCTTCGCGGGGATCGAGGCGCTGCTGGGCGTGCTGCCCATGGCCGAGCTGCCTCAGGTGGAGGCCGCCCGCGCCGCCGCCTTCTTGATCACCGCTCATGATGGCGGGCGCCTCCACCGGCAGGACCTGTCGAAACGGGCGCTGGCCTTTGACCCCGAAACCCGTGACCGGCTGCTGGCGGGCAATCTGGTGCCGACGCCTCTGCGCGATCGCGCCGTCCGCTTCAGGGACTGGTTCCGCAAACAGGCGCTTGCGCTGCTGCAACGCTATGACGTGCTGATCGCCCCGGCCACGCCCGATGTCGCGCCCCTTATTGCCGATCCGGTGATCCATACGGGGTTTGGCCCGGCGCCGGCGCGCGCCAATCTGGGGATGCTGGCTCAGCCGATCAGTCTGGCAGGAGTGCCGGTGCTGTCGGCGCCCTTGAAGCGGCCGGGGCAACTGCCTTTGGGGCTGCAGTTGATCGGGGCACCGGGGCGGGAAGGCTTGTTGTTCGATCTGGCGGCGCGGCTGGAGGTGGCCGGGGTTTTAGGGATTTAG
- a CDS encoding oxidoreductase, which produces MPDQVILVTGASSGIGEATALRLSQMGHTVYGAARRVERMRHLADSGIRVLAMDITQDASMQAAIETIIAQEGRLDVLVNNAGYGSYGALEDVPMEEARAQFEVNVFGAVRLIQLALPHMRARRSGTIVNITSMGGKIHTPLGGWYHGTKFALEAISDCLRMELRPFGIDVVVIEPGGIRTEWAGIAADQLRKTSGHGPYGPQAEVMAQSMTGEASLGRQSPPQIIADTIARAVKARHPKTRYAAGFAARPTIFLRWLLSDRAFDGVMRRATGLSKVA; this is translated from the coding sequence ATGCCAGATCAAGTCATACTCGTCACCGGCGCTTCTTCCGGCATTGGAGAGGCCACCGCGCTCAGGCTCAGCCAGATGGGCCATACGGTTTATGGCGCCGCGCGCCGGGTCGAGCGTATGCGGCATCTGGCTGACAGCGGCATTCGGGTTCTGGCGATGGATATCACCCAGGATGCCTCCATGCAGGCCGCGATCGAGACCATCATCGCTCAGGAAGGGCGTCTCGATGTCCTTGTGAACAACGCCGGTTATGGTTCTTACGGCGCGCTGGAAGATGTGCCGATGGAGGAGGCCCGCGCCCAGTTCGAGGTCAATGTGTTCGGCGCGGTCCGCCTGATCCAGCTTGCCTTGCCGCATATGCGTGCCCGGCGATCGGGCACTATCGTCAACATCACCTCGATGGGCGGCAAGATCCATACGCCGCTGGGCGGCTGGTATCATGGCACCAAATTCGCGCTGGAGGCGATCAGCGATTGCCTGCGCATGGAGCTTCGCCCCTTTGGCATCGATGTCGTGGTGATCGAGCCGGGCGGGATCAGGACCGAATGGGCCGGTATCGCCGCCGATCAGCTGCGCAAGACTTCGGGCCATGGCCCCTATGGTCCGCAGGCCGAGGTCATGGCACAATCCATGACCGGTGAGGCCAGCCTCGGACGTCAGTCGCCACCGCAGATCATTGCCGACACGATTGCAAGGGCGGTCAAGGCCAGGCATCCCAAGACCCGCTATGCGGCGGGTTTCGCTGCAAGGCCGACGATCTTTCTGCGCTGGCTGCTGTCGGATCGCGCTTTCGATGGCGTGATGCGGCGCGCGACCGGTCTGTCGAAGGTGGCGTGA
- a CDS encoding RidA family protein, with the protein MTITRIDQGPRLSEAVIHGDTIYLAGQVGTPGESVAAQTREALAEIEALLARTGSSKNHLLQATIWLADMADFEEMNAAWDAWVADCAPPTRATGEAKLADPGYKVEIIVIAAVAKP; encoded by the coding sequence ATGACCATCACCCGCATCGACCAGGGCCCGCGTTTGAGCGAGGCTGTCATCCATGGCGATACGATCTATCTTGCAGGGCAGGTCGGCACGCCCGGCGAGAGCGTCGCGGCGCAGACCAGGGAAGCCCTCGCCGAGATCGAAGCTTTGCTGGCGCGCACCGGCAGCAGCAAAAACCATCTGCTTCAGGCCACCATCTGGCTGGCGGATATGGCGGATTTCGAGGAGATGAATGCTGCGTGGGACGCATGGGTCGCCGATTGCGCGCCGCCCACCCGCGCCACCGGCGAGGCAAAGCTGGCCGATCCGGGCTATAAGGTGGAAATTATCGTGATTGCCGCCGTAGCGAAGCCGTAA